In Halobaculum magnesiiphilum, the following proteins share a genomic window:
- a CDS encoding cob(I)yrinic acid a,c-diamide adenosyltransferase — protein sequence MPIYTGRGDEGKTDLRDMSRVSKTSPRIEAYGTVDEANALIGTIRPTGYDDVDEMLRAVQDHLHVLQADFANPDPDEGDPVVRERHTDQLEEWIDELDEELEPLRSFVLPSGSEAGAKLHHARTVVRRAERRAVDLANDEPVNAEAVAYLNRLSDALFTFARVVNARDGVPEDAPDYE from the coding sequence ATGCCCATCTACACCGGCCGCGGCGACGAGGGTAAGACCGACCTCCGCGACATGTCGCGGGTGTCGAAGACCTCCCCCCGCATCGAGGCGTACGGCACCGTCGACGAGGCGAACGCGCTCATCGGGACGATCCGCCCGACGGGGTACGACGACGTGGACGAGATGTTGCGCGCGGTGCAGGACCACCTCCACGTCCTCCAGGCGGACTTCGCCAACCCCGACCCCGACGAGGGCGACCCGGTCGTGCGCGAGCGCCACACCGACCAGTTGGAGGAGTGGATCGACGAACTGGACGAGGAGCTGGAGCCGCTCCGGAGCTTCGTGCTCCCCTCCGGAAGCGAGGCGGGCGCGAAGCTCCACCATGCGCGGACGGTCGTGCGCCGGGCCGAGCGGCGCGCGGTCGACCTGGCGAACGACGAGCCGGTGAACGCCGAGGCCGTGGCGTACCTCAACCGTCTGTCGGACGCGCTGTTCACCTTCGCCCGGGTCGTCAACGCCCGCGACGGCGTCCCCGAGGACGCCCCGGACTACGAGTAG
- a CDS encoding glutaredoxin family protein has translation MSITLYALDGCPWCEKVHDALQEADVEYETIWTEALHSKRDEVARVSGQRGVPVLVDEERGVTMNESANILEYVERTLA, from the coding sequence ATGTCCATTACGCTGTACGCGCTGGACGGCTGTCCGTGGTGCGAGAAGGTCCACGACGCGCTCCAGGAGGCCGATGTCGAGTACGAGACGATCTGGACCGAGGCCCTGCACTCGAAGCGCGACGAAGTCGCCCGCGTCAGCGGGCAGCGCGGCGTCCCCGTGCTCGTCGACGAGGAGCGCGGCGTGACGATGAACGAGTCGGCGAACATCCTCGAATACGTCGAGCGAACGCTCGCCTGA
- a CDS encoding CopG family ribbon-helix-helix protein, translating into MGVVSVSMPDSLVDRIDEFTEEHGYTGRSEFLREAARDLLGEFEDRKLEDRELMGIVTVVFDYEGTAVEERMMRLRHEHEEIVASNFHSHVGDHNCMELFILEGNLEQISTFVGKIRATTDTKTVDYSVTPIGDAEGIV; encoded by the coding sequence ATGGGCGTCGTCAGCGTCTCGATGCCGGACAGCCTCGTCGACCGGATCGACGAGTTCACCGAGGAACACGGCTACACCGGGCGAAGCGAGTTCCTCCGGGAGGCGGCCAGGGACCTCCTCGGGGAGTTCGAGGACCGCAAGCTCGAGGACCGCGAGCTGATGGGGATCGTCACCGTCGTGTTCGATTACGAGGGCACGGCAGTCGAGGAGCGCATGATGCGGCTGCGCCACGAACACGAGGAGATCGTCGCCTCGAACTTCCACAGCCACGTCGGCGATCACAACTGCATGGAGCTGTTCATCCTCGAGGGGAACCTGGAACAGATCTCGACGTTCGTCGGGAAGATCCGCGCCACGACCGACACCAAGACGGTGGACTACTCCGTCACCCCCATCGGCGACGCCGAGGGGATCGTCTGA
- a CDS encoding CBS domain-containing protein has product MDISNIAVPEFVEVDAGKRLGKIRSIFERENPKGIIVMEDGEYAGVIGERELINSRVDDDTRAAALMKSAPEVARTEDVREVARVLVEGNVKVAPVYEGEKLYGIVTVDAILSAVLDNLDALTVDDIYTEDVVTVTEDAHVGQAINRLRENGISRLPVVNESGRLEGILTTHDIVDFVVRDGERQGRGDRRGDLDRMLDLPVYDMMSSPVRTVTAAKSVREAVELMMDNDISGLVVTPEERDDLVAGVLTKTDVLRALTFTEEDAMDVQVTNVRLLDTLSREDIRNSIGQVSDKYQEMRVLHAHVRFHEHKEKLRGTPLIQAQIRLRTTHGQVAGSGEGYGAEHAFHVALDKLERNVLEVKGVTADERYRGQLLRKLGEL; this is encoded by the coding sequence ATGGACATTTCAAACATCGCCGTGCCGGAGTTCGTCGAGGTGGACGCGGGCAAACGACTCGGAAAGATCCGCTCCATCTTCGAACGCGAGAATCCGAAGGGAATCATCGTGATGGAGGACGGCGAGTACGCGGGCGTCATCGGCGAACGGGAGCTGATCAACTCCCGCGTCGACGACGACACGCGGGCTGCGGCGCTGATGAAGTCCGCCCCGGAGGTCGCCCGCACCGAGGACGTCCGCGAGGTCGCGCGCGTGCTGGTCGAGGGGAACGTCAAGGTCGCGCCCGTCTACGAGGGCGAGAAGCTGTACGGCATCGTCACCGTCGACGCCATCCTCTCGGCGGTCCTCGACAACCTGGACGCGCTGACCGTCGACGACATCTACACCGAGGACGTGGTCACCGTCACGGAGGACGCCCACGTCGGCCAGGCGATCAACCGCCTGCGCGAGAACGGCATCTCGCGGCTCCCGGTCGTCAACGAGAGCGGCCGCCTGGAGGGGATCCTCACGACCCACGACATCGTGGACTTCGTCGTCCGCGACGGCGAGCGCCAGGGTCGCGGCGACCGGCGTGGCGACCTCGACCGCATGCTCGATCTGCCGGTGTACGACATGATGTCCTCGCCGGTGCGCACCGTCACCGCCGCGAAGTCGGTGCGCGAGGCGGTCGAGCTGATGATGGACAACGACATCAGCGGCCTGGTCGTCACACCGGAGGAGCGCGACGACCTCGTCGCGGGCGTGCTCACCAAGACCGACGTGCTGCGCGCGCTCACGTTCACCGAGGAGGACGCGATGGACGTGCAGGTGACGAACGTCCGCCTGCTGGATACGCTCTCGCGCGAGGACATCCGCAACTCGATCGGCCAGGTGTCGGACAAGTACCAGGAGATGCGCGTGCTGCACGCGCACGTCCGCTTCCACGAGCACAAGGAGAAGCTCCGGGGCACGCCGCTCATCCAGGCGCAGATCCGCCTGCGCACCACGCACGGGCAGGTCGCCGGCTCCGGCGAGGGGTACGGCGCCGAGCACGCCTTCCACGTCGCGCTCGACAAGCTGGAGCGCAACGTCCTCGAGGTGAAGGGCGTCACCGCCGACGAGCGCTACCGCGGCCAGCTCCTCCGGAAGCTCGGCGAGCTGTAA
- a CDS encoding response regulator, whose amino-acid sequence MARRILIVDDSGFQRTLIRGILEDDFEVVGEAENGSEAVELFEETRPDLVTMDIMMPEVNGIEATSDIKERDPGTCVVMCTSVEQRDQMKQAVKAGADGYVTKPVEEDTLRSEVESALAS is encoded by the coding sequence ATGGCGAGACGGATCCTCATCGTGGACGACTCCGGGTTCCAGCGCACGCTCATCCGGGGGATCCTCGAGGACGACTTCGAGGTCGTGGGAGAGGCCGAGAACGGGTCGGAGGCGGTCGAGCTGTTCGAGGAGACCAGGCCGGACCTGGTCACGATGGACATCATGATGCCCGAGGTGAACGGCATCGAGGCGACCAGCGACATCAAGGAGCGCGACCCCGGCACGTGCGTCGTGATGTGCACCAGCGTCGAACAGCGCGACCAGATGAAGCAGGCGGTGAAGGCGGGCGCCGACGGCTACGTCACGAAGCCCGTCGAGGAGGACACGCTGCGCTCGGAGGTCGAGAGCGCGCTCGCGTCGTAG
- a CDS encoding M48 family metallopeptidase — protein sequence MPGPSTIDLAGETVAYDVRYSARAERSRIDVGLAGVTVVIPDGAVVDPAEVLRSHAEWVVDREREAAARRADLPDRRFEPGAAFPYLGVDREVVVETRPYSVVDGATIRLAAHHVDETSVKRALETLYRRLARERFESLAERHAAAMGVDYDRIEVRNQRTKWGSCSTTGTISLNWRLMLAPPRISEYVVVHELAHRRELNHSEAFWSIVQEHDPTYEVHREWLRENGLRLVFDPSDL from the coding sequence ATGCCCGGGCCGTCGACGATCGATCTCGCGGGCGAGACCGTCGCCTACGATGTCCGATATAGTGCGCGCGCCGAACGCTCCCGCATCGACGTGGGGCTCGCCGGCGTGACCGTCGTGATCCCCGACGGCGCGGTCGTCGACCCCGCCGAGGTGCTCCGCTCGCACGCCGAGTGGGTCGTCGACCGCGAGCGCGAGGCCGCGGCCCGGCGGGCGGACCTCCCGGACCGCCGCTTCGAGCCCGGGGCGGCGTTCCCCTACCTCGGCGTCGACCGCGAGGTCGTCGTCGAGACGCGGCCGTACTCGGTCGTCGACGGCGCCACGATCCGGCTGGCGGCCCACCACGTGGACGAGACCTCGGTGAAGCGCGCGCTGGAGACGCTGTATCGGCGGCTCGCTCGTGAGCGGTTCGAGTCGCTCGCCGAGCGCCACGCGGCGGCGATGGGGGTCGACTACGACCGGATCGAGGTGCGAAACCAGCGGACGAAGTGGGGAAGCTGCTCGACGACGGGGACGATCAGCCTCAACTGGCGGTTGATGCTCGCGCCGCCGCGGATCAGCGAGTACGTGGTGGTCCACGAGCTCGCGCACCGCCGGGAGCTGAACCACTCCGAGGCGTTCTGGTCGATCGTCCAGGAGCACGACCCGACGTACGAGGTCCACCGCGAGTGGCTGCGTGAGAACGGCCTCCGGCTGGTGTTCGATCCGTCCGACCTGTGA
- a CDS encoding NAD-dependent epimerase/dehydratase family protein, translated as MVNTALVIGGTRFIGRHVVDDLLDHDYQVAIFNRGTHENPFEEREEVTHVEGDRRDDTDLKAAALSVDPDIVIDCVAYYPEDVRVATDVFSDVDGYAYISSGAAYGVEEIPKREGETELCECTDEQATDDSHDSYGPRKAEGDREIFAAAEDGVNAMAVRPCIVYGPHDYTERLDYWIDRVLNHDRVVVPGDGQNLWHRAYVEDVASALRVVAEEGEPGEAYNVGDRRLVTMEEMVDLIADAGGADVEVVHAGERELAAADLSPDDFILYREYPHVLDTNKLAALGWESTPLGEAMERTVAEHRESDRDGSEHDPGREAEERVLGVLDTL; from the coding sequence ATGGTAAACACCGCGCTCGTCATCGGCGGCACCCGATTCATCGGGCGACACGTCGTCGACGACCTGCTCGACCACGACTACCAGGTGGCGATCTTCAACCGCGGCACCCACGAGAACCCGTTCGAGGAGCGCGAGGAAGTGACTCACGTCGAGGGCGACCGCCGCGACGACACGGACCTGAAGGCGGCGGCGCTCTCCGTCGATCCCGACATCGTGATCGACTGCGTCGCCTACTACCCGGAGGACGTGCGCGTCGCGACCGACGTGTTCTCCGATGTCGACGGCTACGCGTACATCTCATCGGGGGCGGCCTACGGCGTCGAGGAGATCCCCAAGCGCGAGGGCGAGACGGAACTGTGCGAGTGCACCGACGAGCAGGCGACCGACGACTCCCACGACTCCTACGGCCCGCGCAAGGCCGAGGGAGACCGCGAGATCTTCGCGGCCGCCGAGGACGGCGTGAACGCGATGGCGGTCCGCCCGTGCATCGTCTACGGCCCCCACGACTACACCGAGCGGCTGGACTACTGGATCGACCGCGTGCTGAACCACGACCGCGTGGTCGTCCCCGGCGACGGCCAGAACCTTTGGCACCGCGCGTACGTCGAGGACGTGGCGAGCGCCCTGCGGGTCGTCGCCGAGGAGGGCGAGCCCGGCGAGGCGTACAACGTCGGCGACCGCCGGCTCGTGACGATGGAGGAGATGGTCGACCTGATCGCCGACGCCGGCGGCGCCGACGTGGAGGTCGTCCACGCGGGCGAGCGCGAGCTCGCGGCGGCCGATCTCTCGCCCGACGACTTCATCCTCTACCGCGAGTACCCGCACGTCCTCGACACGAACAAGCTCGCGGCGCTCGGCTGGGAGTCGACGCCCCTCGGCGAGGCGATGGAGCGGACCGTCGCCGAGCACCGCGAGAGCGACCGCGACGGGAGCGAACACGACCCCGGCCGCGAGGCCGAGGAGCGCGTGCTCGGCGTGCTCGACACGCTGTGA
- a CDS encoding rod shape-determining protein, which translates to MAAESESADDDSFESSNPTPIGVKLGSTRTVLRYPDEPESDDLTTVRTLTCLALYEDAITGSEKALFGEQAAAEYPDRVEYMLRSGLPEDDDRAELAGRFFRELLSANGVPSDSAVVYAIPTMDNDAGLENLTEVIESSDIGAHTMRAYPESLCGAIPAMGDGVEAVDDVFISVNMGSTNLEACAYRRGDQLVPFSTGSVTGNDVDRRIVANVEEETQGRVHVDLTTAREYKEEHGNVGEFEPFSDVIQQPGGGSHEFTIEDSVVDALDWYLDAAVDEVANEFLPELANDYMKVYQLSLNNDIAVTGGMACIPGLAEEFERRLSAELDRDVNVVVPDEPDLAAAEGARRIAEKLAGQ; encoded by the coding sequence ATGGCAGCAGAATCCGAATCCGCAGACGACGACAGTTTCGAGTCGAGTAATCCGACCCCCATCGGCGTGAAGCTCGGGTCCACGCGGACCGTGCTTCGGTACCCCGATGAGCCCGAGAGCGACGACCTCACCACGGTGCGAACGCTCACGTGTCTCGCGCTGTACGAGGACGCGATCACCGGGAGCGAGAAGGCCCTGTTCGGGGAGCAGGCCGCCGCCGAGTACCCCGACCGCGTCGAGTACATGCTCCGCTCCGGACTGCCGGAGGACGACGACCGCGCGGAGCTGGCGGGCCGGTTCTTCCGCGAGTTGCTCTCGGCCAACGGCGTCCCCTCGGACTCGGCGGTCGTGTACGCCATCCCGACGATGGACAACGACGCCGGGCTGGAGAACCTCACCGAGGTCATCGAGTCCTCGGACATCGGCGCCCACACCATGCGCGCGTACCCCGAGTCGCTGTGTGGGGCCATCCCCGCGATGGGCGACGGCGTCGAGGCCGTCGACGACGTGTTCATCTCCGTGAACATGGGGTCGACGAACCTCGAGGCGTGCGCGTACCGCCGCGGCGACCAGCTCGTGCCCTTCTCCACCGGCTCGGTGACGGGCAACGACGTGGACCGCCGCATCGTCGCCAACGTCGAGGAGGAGACGCAGGGCCGGGTCCACGTCGACCTGACGACCGCCCGCGAGTACAAGGAGGAGCACGGCAACGTCGGGGAGTTCGAGCCGTTCTCGGACGTGATCCAGCAGCCCGGCGGCGGCTCCCACGAGTTCACCATCGAGGACAGCGTCGTCGACGCCCTCGACTGGTACCTCGACGCCGCCGTCGACGAGGTCGCCAACGAGTTCCTCCCCGAACTCGCCAACGATTACATGAAGGTGTACCAGCTCTCGCTGAACAACGACATCGCCGTCACCGGCGGCATGGCGTGCATCCCAGGCCTCGCCGAGGAGTTCGAGCGCCGGCTCAGCGCGGAGCTCGACCGCGACGTGAACGTGGTCGTGCCCGACGAGCCCGACCTCGCGGCCGCGGAGGGCGCTCGGCGCATCGCCGAGAAGCTCGCCGGCCAGTAA
- a CDS encoding FlaD/FlaE family flagellar protein produces MLRPSDYDPKELRALTGAAAPTHADEEPDRWTQPDDFLGRADARVRAAQVEDAFLLQAAAGGASRPYLPSLPDSVVGTQLVLDWLRYLVGVGGRERAREALAFYRDVEWLDESVEDALAAYLEAFDDTDGSRLTVGHHRTSLLFVARLAALR; encoded by the coding sequence ATGCTCAGACCGAGCGATTACGACCCGAAGGAGTTGCGAGCGTTGACGGGAGCGGCGGCGCCGACGCACGCCGACGAGGAACCCGACCGGTGGACGCAGCCGGACGATTTCCTCGGTCGAGCGGACGCGCGCGTGCGGGCGGCGCAGGTGGAAGACGCCTTCCTCCTTCAGGCGGCGGCCGGCGGCGCGAGCAGGCCCTACCTGCCGAGTCTTCCGGACTCGGTGGTCGGGACCCAGCTCGTGCTCGACTGGTTACGCTACCTCGTCGGCGTCGGCGGGCGCGAACGCGCCCGCGAGGCGCTCGCCTTCTATCGGGACGTGGAGTGGCTCGACGAGTCCGTCGAGGACGCCCTCGCGGCGTACCTCGAAGCCTTCGACGACACCGACGGCTCGCGGCTCACCGTCGGCCACCATCGCACGAGCCTGCTGTTCGTCGCCCGCCTCGCCGCGCTCCGATAA
- a CDS encoding S9 family peptidase, whose protein sequence is MQHGIDLESYYDLRQLAAVSVSPDGERVAFTAQESDPTADEHRTGLYVAPADGSRDPHRLTRASSASSPTWGPDGDTLAFIAARDDDLDRTRGRDDEGDKTEETNEAESDEDDGDDGNGGDGGNGGDGGNGDEKPKPQVWAFDLARGGDARQLTAFERGVKEFDLAPDGDRLVVAARDPTEEEEEYLDRREDGGPIEVTRLQHKRDGAGWLDDVTTYLFVGDVDADGADAAEFERLDDAYGAGSAEPLAGLQPAWGPTDRIAYTTCVDDDPDDSGAYDVCTIAPDGSDRRVVTDGSLRCASPTWSPEGDRLAFDGSNYDNWYEPNEAYVAPDEADADVRSVSAALDRTLARGAAPRWLDGDTVVVPIADEAWTRLAVCPLDGEPRRAFSRQGRDRTITAFDMAGDAVALGLTAADQPPDVYTVPGAELRENEAGGPTKRLSALNAEWFDERADALPDCEVVAYENPDGEEIEAVVYYPADFDADADDPAATICAIHGGPMSYDAPGFRFDVTYWTTKGYVVAKPNYRGSTSYGRAFSESLKGTRGELESDDVIAAMEHLVDEGVADPDRLFCTGFSYGGITTAHAVTRTDMFAAAAPEHGIYDFYSNFGTDDNHNWHQWEFGMPWENPELYRNISSITRVDEIDTPLLITAGEEDWRCPPTQAEQLYVSVRKQGVDAKLVIYPNEHHNIGTPKRATHRIEEVTEWFETQEESVADANERSE, encoded by the coding sequence ATGCAGCACGGGATCGATCTCGAGTCGTACTACGACCTGCGACAGCTCGCGGCGGTGTCGGTCTCCCCCGACGGCGAGCGCGTCGCGTTCACCGCTCAGGAGTCGGACCCGACGGCCGACGAACACCGAACGGGGCTGTACGTGGCGCCGGCTGACGGGAGTCGCGACCCGCACCGGCTCACCCGCGCGTCGTCCGCCTCGTCGCCGACGTGGGGGCCCGACGGCGACACGCTCGCCTTCATCGCCGCGCGCGACGACGACCTCGACCGCACACGCGGCCGCGACGACGAGGGTGACAAGACGGAGGAGACGAACGAGGCGGAGTCCGACGAGGACGACGGTGACGACGGAAACGGAGGCGACGGCGGGAACGGAGGCGACGGCGGGAACGGCGACGAGAAGCCGAAGCCGCAGGTGTGGGCGTTCGATCTCGCGCGCGGCGGCGACGCGCGCCAACTGACCGCCTTCGAACGCGGCGTGAAGGAGTTCGACCTCGCGCCCGACGGCGACCGCCTCGTCGTCGCCGCCCGCGACCCGACCGAGGAGGAAGAGGAGTACCTCGACCGGCGCGAGGACGGCGGGCCCATCGAGGTGACGCGGCTCCAGCACAAGCGCGACGGCGCCGGCTGGCTCGACGACGTGACCACCTACCTGTTCGTCGGCGACGTGGACGCCGACGGGGCCGACGCCGCCGAGTTCGAGCGCCTCGACGACGCCTACGGCGCCGGCTCGGCGGAGCCGCTCGCGGGGCTCCAGCCCGCCTGGGGGCCGACCGACCGCATCGCGTACACCACCTGCGTCGACGACGACCCCGACGACTCCGGCGCCTACGACGTGTGTACGATCGCCCCCGACGGCTCCGACCGCCGGGTCGTCACCGACGGGAGCCTCCGGTGTGCCTCGCCGACGTGGTCGCCCGAGGGCGACCGGCTGGCGTTCGACGGCAGCAACTACGACAACTGGTACGAGCCCAACGAGGCGTACGTCGCGCCCGACGAGGCCGACGCCGACGTCCGGTCCGTCTCCGCCGCGTTGGACCGGACGCTCGCTCGCGGCGCCGCCCCCCGCTGGCTCGACGGCGACACCGTCGTCGTGCCGATCGCCGACGAGGCGTGGACCCGGCTCGCGGTGTGCCCGCTCGACGGGGAGCCGCGGCGGGCGTTCTCCCGGCAGGGTCGCGACCGCACGATCACGGCGTTCGACATGGCCGGCGACGCCGTCGCGCTCGGCCTCACGGCCGCCGACCAGCCGCCGGACGTGTACACCGTTCCGGGGGCCGAACTGCGGGAGAACGAGGCCGGCGGCCCGACGAAGCGACTCTCGGCGCTCAACGCCGAGTGGTTCGACGAGCGCGCCGACGCGCTCCCGGACTGCGAGGTCGTCGCCTACGAGAACCCCGACGGCGAGGAGATCGAGGCGGTCGTCTACTACCCCGCCGACTTCGACGCCGACGCGGACGACCCCGCGGCGACGATCTGTGCGATCCACGGCGGGCCGATGAGCTACGACGCGCCCGGCTTCCGGTTCGACGTGACCTACTGGACGACCAAGGGGTACGTCGTCGCGAAGCCGAACTACCGGGGGTCGACCTCCTACGGTCGGGCGTTCTCGGAGTCGCTGAAGGGCACTCGCGGGGAGTTGGAGTCCGACGACGTGATCGCGGCGATGGAGCACCTGGTCGACGAGGGCGTCGCCGACCCCGACCGGCTGTTCTGCACGGGCTTCAGCTACGGCGGGATCACGACGGCGCACGCCGTCACACGGACGGACATGTTCGCGGCCGCCGCGCCCGAGCACGGCATCTACGACTTCTACAGCAACTTCGGGACCGACGACAACCATAACTGGCACCAGTGGGAGTTCGGGATGCCGTGGGAGAACCCGGAGCTGTACCGCAACATCTCCTCGATCACCCGGGTCGACGAGATCGACACGCCCCTCCTGATCACCGCCGGCGAGGAGGACTGGCGGTGTCCGCCGACGCAGGCCGAGCAGTTGTACGTCAGCGTGCGCAAGCAGGGCGTGGACGCGAAGCTCGTGATCTACCCGAACGAGCACCACAACATCGGGACGCCCAAGCGGGCGACCCATCGCATCGAGGAGGTGACGGAGTGGTTCGAGACGCAGGAAGAGAGCGTTGCCGACGCGAACGAACGAAGTGAGTGA
- a CDS encoding alanyl-tRNA editing protein: MTEQLYLADSTVGEFEATVERALDERVVLDRTHFYPTGGGQPNDTGTLRVLDGGGDDADRDGGDANRDDGDGGGAEVANDAAGDEFAVTDVEKTDTVYHHLDGAAPPEGARVRGVLDWDRRHALMRYHTAQHLLSAVLLDEFDARTVGNQLYVDRARLDAEYPKFSETDLADIEARMNALVDDALPVRHYTMDREVAEAELDTERTRIDLLPSSITELRIVEIGGARSAPGNASGEGTDPRAGDADAPFDRTACAGTHVDATDAIGEVTVEGRTTQGGEKERVEFTLADT; encoded by the coding sequence GTGACCGAACAGCTGTATCTCGCCGACAGCACCGTCGGGGAGTTCGAGGCGACCGTCGAGCGCGCGCTCGACGAGCGCGTCGTGCTCGACCGGACGCACTTCTATCCGACCGGCGGCGGCCAGCCCAACGACACGGGGACGCTCCGCGTGCTCGACGGGGGCGGCGACGACGCGGATCGGGACGGCGGCGACGCGAATCGGGACGATGGCGACGGCGGCGGCGCCGAGGTCGCCAACGACGCCGCCGGCGACGAGTTCGCCGTCACCGACGTGGAGAAGACCGACACCGTCTATCACCACCTCGACGGCGCGGCGCCGCCCGAGGGCGCGCGCGTCCGCGGCGTCCTCGACTGGGACCGCCGGCACGCTCTCATGCGGTATCACACCGCACAGCACCTCCTCTCGGCGGTCCTGCTGGACGAGTTCGACGCGCGGACGGTCGGCAACCAGCTGTACGTCGACCGCGCGCGCCTCGACGCCGAGTACCCGAAGTTCTCCGAGACCGACCTGGCGGACATCGAGGCGCGCATGAACGCCCTCGTCGACGACGCGCTCCCCGTGCGCCACTACACGATGGACCGGGAGGTCGCGGAGGCTGAACTGGACACCGAGCGCACCCGGATCGATCTGCTCCCGAGTTCGATCACGGAGCTTCGGATCGTGGAGATCGGCGGGGCGCGAAGCGCCCCGGGGAACGCGAGCGGGGAGGGGACCGACCCGCGAGCGGGCGACGCGGACGCCCCGTTCGACCGGACCGCCTGCGCGGGCACCCACGTCGACGCGACCGACGCGATCGGCGAGGTGACCGTCGAGGGGCGGACGACGCAGGGCGGCGAGAAGGAACGCGTGGAGTTCACGCTCGCGGACACGTAA
- a CDS encoding DUF7553 family protein, which produces MSKHFEDARYYLGRAADHAKEGVKEELEPVEDRVREIVGREKEPEPSRLDRLEADLTELSKKAEGEAKEAVQQARERLDEYRSGRSAE; this is translated from the coding sequence ATGTCCAAGCACTTCGAGGACGCGCGATACTACCTCGGCCGTGCGGCGGACCACGCGAAGGAGGGGGTCAAAGAGGAGCTCGAACCGGTCGAAGACCGCGTTCGCGAGATCGTGGGCCGCGAGAAGGAGCCGGAGCCCTCGCGGCTCGACCGGCTCGAAGCGGACCTGACGGAGCTGTCGAAGAAGGCGGAGGGCGAGGCGAAGGAGGCCGTCCAGCAGGCGCGCGAGCGCCTCGACGAGTACCGGTCCGGTCGAAGCGCGGAGTAA
- a CDS encoding HD domain-containing protein has protein sequence MGVEIKGSSVTAEEFADMEHFVREYLAASVESEDDGGRMRWYPWHSAEYRFNHILNVVDIAERIAAKEGADADVVRVAALFHDVSKLEADQDVHAEEGARVARQYLETHGDYPESFVAEVCSAVEDHSYQGPLSDLSLETQCLIEADLLDKVGANGTALMILRMGYEARTHMDAAEMVQRVLERGREHASRVESDTAESIAHERIKRVKWFREWLEDEVREMSHEREFDEV, from the coding sequence GTGGGCGTCGAAATAAAGGGCTCGAGCGTCACCGCCGAGGAGTTCGCGGACATGGAGCACTTCGTCCGCGAGTACCTCGCGGCGTCCGTCGAGAGCGAGGACGACGGCGGCCGCATGCGGTGGTACCCGTGGCACTCCGCGGAGTACCGATTCAACCACATCCTGAACGTCGTCGACATCGCCGAGCGGATCGCGGCCAAGGAGGGCGCCGACGCCGACGTGGTGCGCGTGGCCGCGCTGTTTCACGACGTGTCGAAGCTGGAGGCCGATCAGGACGTCCACGCCGAGGAGGGCGCCCGCGTCGCCCGACAGTACCTCGAAACCCACGGCGACTACCCGGAGTCGTTCGTCGCCGAGGTGTGCTCGGCCGTCGAGGACCACTCCTACCAGGGGCCGCTGTCGGACCTGTCGCTGGAGACGCAGTGTCTCATCGAGGCGGACCTGCTCGACAAGGTCGGCGCCAACGGCACCGCGCTCATGATCCTCCGGATGGGCTACGAGGCGCGCACGCACATGGACGCCGCCGAGATGGTCCAGCGCGTGCTGGAGCGCGGTCGCGAGCACGCCTCGCGCGTCGAAAGCGACACCGCCGAGTCCATCGCCCACGAGCGCATCAAGCGCGTGAAGTGGTTCCGCGAGTGGCTGGAGGACGAGGTGAGGGAGATGAGCCACGAGCGCGAGTTCGACGAGGTCTGA
- a CDS encoding DUF7120 family protein — translation MTKIEVDLPDRIDSEISRLAEQGEFLNRKEAIEDFLTRGLKAYDVENDPSSDGEADGDLFTDAIDEQQDPAALDDDMGDEPTF, via the coding sequence GTGACGAAGATCGAAGTCGACCTGCCCGACCGAATCGACAGCGAGATCTCGCGGCTCGCCGAGCAGGGGGAGTTCCTCAACCGCAAGGAGGCCATCGAGGACTTCCTCACCCGCGGCCTCAAGGCGTACGACGTCGAGAACGACCCGAGCAGCGACGGGGAGGCCGACGGCGACCTCTTCACCGACGCCATCGACGAACAACAGGACCCCGCCGCCCTCGACGACGACATGGGCGACGAGCCGACCTTCTGA